The genomic segment GTGTCGGACGACGCGGCGCTCGCGCGCGAGGCGGCGACGATCCCGGCGCTGCGGTTCGTCCCCGAGGGCGAGCCGCGCGGGCTCGACGCGGCGGTCGCCACGGGCGTCGCGGCCGTGGATCCGGGAGGACGGATGCCTCGGGCCGCCCTTCTCGGAGACCTTCCGGCCCTCCGGTCCGGCGATCTCGCCGACGCGCTGCGGGCCGCGTCATCCGTCGACCGCGCCGTCGTCGCCGACGCGGAGGGCACCGGCTCGACATTGGTCACCGCCGGCGTCGGCGTGGAGTGGGCGTCGTCGTTCGGCGAGGGGTCGCTCGCGCGGCATACGGCGCTCGGTTTCCACGCTCTTCCGATCGCGGATGCCTCCACCCTGCGTCGCGACGTCGACACCGCCGAGCAGCTCGCGGCGGCCGCGGCGCTCGGTCTCGGGCCGCGCACGGCGGCACTGCTCGCCGGCTGACCGCCCGGACCCGCCGAGGCACGCTCATGCGACGAGCAGGTAGACCGCGCCCACGATCGTGAAGACGATGACGAGCCTCTCGAACACCGTCTGCGACAGGCGGTCGGCGAGCCAGCGGCCGAGGAACGCGGATGCCACGACGAGCGGCACGAGCACCAGGTCGATGAGCAGCCCCGGGACGGTGATGATCCCGATGCCGATCGAGAACGGCACCTTGAACAGGTTCACGATCGCGAAGAACCACGCCGCCGTGCCGAGGAAGGCCTTCACCTCGAAGCGGGCGGCGAGGAAGTACATCGACATCACCGGGCCGGCCGCATTCGCGACCATCGTGGTGAAGCCCCCGAGTGTTCCGTAGGTGGCCGCCGCCACCCGGTGCGGGCCTGCGGTGTCGACCTGCGAGACGAAACGCCGCCGCAGCAGCGTGATCGCGATGACCGCGAGCAGGATGACGCCGATCGTGCGCTTGACCCAGAGGTCGTCGGCGAACCACAGGAAGACGACGCCGGCGAGCACCCCGACGACGACCGCGGGGGCCAGGCGCAGCAGGGTGCGCCAGTCGGCGTGGCGGCGGTACATCGTGACCGCGAACACGTCGGCGACGATCAGCAGCAGGAGCAGCACGCCGGTCGACTGCCGCGCCGGCAGCACGGCGGCGAAGATCGCGACGGCGATCGTCCCCGCTCCGGGAACAGCGGTCTTCGACAGGCCGACGGTCACCGCCGCGAGGCCGAGCAGCGCCCACGCCCACCAGGCGAGCTCCGGCACGTCAGACCCCGGCCGCGGCGAGCGCCGCCTCGCCGAGCGCGGTCCGGCGGGAGGCATCCGTCATCCACAGCGGGCGGACGAGGGGACGGATGCCGAGCCCGGCCACCTCGGCGGCGGCGGGCGCATCCTCCTCGGCGATCAGCCAGGCATCGAGGACGCCGCCGGCGGCGCGCGCGCCGTAGAGCGAGGCGACGGCGGCCGCCGACGTCTCGACACCGATCGCGGTGAGGCAGACGTCGGCCATGCCTCGGACGACCTTCCCGCCGATGATGGGCGAGACGCCGACGACGGGCGCGGACGCGCTGCGCAGCGCCTCGCGCACGCCGGGCACCGCGAGGATCGGTCCGATCGACACGACCGGGTTCGAGGGCGCGATGAGCACAGCGTCGGCGGCGGCGATGGCCTCGGTCACCCCGGGAGCGGGCAGGGCGTCACCGATGCCGGGGTTCTCGAACCGCGCGGGAGCGAGGGTGGCGCGGTGGCGCGTCCACCACTCCTGGAAATGCAGGCGCGTTCCGTCGCGCAGCACCACGACGGTGTCGACCTCGGCGTCGGTCATGGGCAGCAGACGTGCTCCGAGGCGCCAGCGGTGCGACATCCGCTCCAGCACCTGCGTCGGCGTGAGGCCCTCGCGCAGCCAGCCGGTGCGGGCGAGGTGCGTGCCGAGGTCCAGGTCGCCGAGCGTGAACCAGGGCCAGCCGGCGCCCCACTCCCCCAGCTCGCCGTTGACCCGCTCGGTGTCGCCCGCCCGGCCCCACCCGCGCTCGGCGTCGTTGACGCCTGCCAGGGCGTACGTGATCGAGTCGACGTCGGGCTGCAGGCGCACGCCCGAGAGCCACAGGTCGTCACCGGTGTTGACCACGACGGTCAGGTGCGCGGTGGGATCGTCGAGACCGCGCGCCCGAAGGGCCGAGCGCACGCCGAGGACGAACTTCGATCCGCCGACGCCGCCCGCGAGCACGACGACGCGCGGTGCGCCCGTCACCGACCGTCAGCTCCGGTCGGCGCGCAGCTGCGGCAGCACGCCCGTCTTCGGGGCGAACTCGTCGGCGGCGTGCGGCAGGTCGAACTTGGCGACGGCGTCGATGAGGGCGTCCACCGTCTGCGCGTCGGCGACGACGTCGACGTCGAGTCCCGCGCGGCGGGCGTCGCGGGCGGTGCGGGGTCCGATGGCCGCGATGAGCGTGGTGCGGGGGATGACGGGGAACTGGTCGTGGACCTGCTCGGCGACCGACCCGCTGGTGACGAGGATGGCGTTGATGCGACCCGACCGCACGTCCCCGGCGATGCGATCGGTGACCGGGACGCCCACCGTGCGGTAGGCCACGACGCTGCGGACGCGGTGGCCGGCCTCGGTGAGCATGCGGGTGAGCACGGGCTTGGCGATCTCGCTGCGCAGCGTGAGGATGTCGCGCGCCTCGGGCTCGAGGGCGATGAGCTGCTCGGCCATGCCCGCGGCGGAGTTGTCGCGCTCGGGCACCAGGTCGACGCGGTACCCGACGGCCAGCAGCGCGGCCGCGGTCGTCTCGCCCACGGCGGCGACCTTGGTCGTCGGCGGCACGACGGCTCGGTAGGCGTAGAGCACGTCCACGGTCGTGGCGCTCGTCACCGTGAGCCAGTCGAACGCGCCGGCGGCGAGGTCGGCGATCGCCTGCTCGAGGGTGGCCTGGTCGTTCGTGGGCGCGAAGTTGATGAGCGGCGCGATGACGGGGGTCGCCCCTTGGCGGCGCAGTGTGGCGGCGACGCCGTCGCCCCAGGGGCCGCCGCGGGGCACGAGGACGCGCCAGCCGGTGAGCGGCTTGGCGGGCTGGTGCTGTGCTGCGGCGGTGTTCATAAGGGGTCGACTCTCGGTGGTGCTCAAGTCGGCCGCCCACGACGTTCGAGCAGCCGATTGCGCGATTCGAATCGGGCTCGCGCGATCGGCAGCATACGCACCATTGCACTGCCTTGCCTCACGAGCATACCCCTCACCGCGCGACGAGGGGACCGCGCGCAGGCTGGCGCACGGGCGGGCGGGGAGGCGGCGTGGGCCTCAGCGGGTGTAGAGGCGGACGAAGCCCCACACGGCGGCGCCGACCGCGGCCGCCGACGCGATCACCGCGACGGCGGCGAGGGCAGGGTTGCTCCGCTGGAACGCGCGTGCCCGATCGATGCCCGCGTCCAGCGCGCGTCCGGCGCGCCGGGGGACGTTCGCCTTCTCTTCGATGGCCGCGAGCGCGGCCTTCAGCTCGGTGCGCGCCTGCACCACCGGGTCGGCGATCCCGAGCGGGACGGCGGTGCGCGGGACCGGCACGAGGGCGTCAGAGCTCATCGCGGACCTCCTTCACGTCGAGGGCGATCGATTCCACGGGGTTCTGGCGTTCGCCGATCTTCTGGAAGCGGCGGTAGCCGATGAAGGCGAACACCGCCGCGAGCAGGACCATGACGACGAACACGATGAGGGCCGCCGCCCAGATCGGCATCCAGATCGCGAGCACCGCGATGATGATCGTTCCGAGCACCGGCACCGACCAGAACAGCACGAACAGGGCGAGGAACACCCAGACGGCGCCCCACCCGCCGTCCTTCGCCGTGCGGGCGAGCCACGTCTTGGCGGCGTCGATCTCGGCGATGACGAGGTTGCGGACCAGCTCCGGGATCTCCCCGATGAGGGTGAGCAGGCTGTCGTCCGCGCGGTCGCGGAAGCCACGCGGTGTCGTCATCACGTCAGGCTCCGCCGCGTCCGTTCTGGGACGCGTCCTCGACGGCGTCGTCCACGGCGTCCGTCACGGCCTGCGCGGAGGTCTGCGCAGCGCGCTCGACGTCGTCGAGGGACTCATCGCCGACGTTGATCGCGGCATCCAGGCGCTGTCCGGGGGTGCCCTTCGAGCCGGCCGCCTTCGTGACCTTGACCGCCGAGTCCCACAGGGTGGACGGCAGCGCCATCGCCTGCGACTTGGCGAAGTCCTTCACCTTGCCGACCTGCTCCTGCACCGGGTCCATGTTCCAGACCTTGAGCCACTGCTCCTTGATCTGCTCGTAGCGCTCGCGACCGGCTCGGCTCCCGAGCACGTACCCGATGGCGATCCCGACGACGAGTCCTGCCTTGCCCTTCATGGGGTCTCCTCACGCTCGGTGTGACCTGACGACCCTCTCAGGGTAGCCCTGTATGCCGATTCCGGCATCCACCCTTGACACCGCTCGTCACGCGGTGTTCACTTCTGCGGTCCGATCCCCCACAGCACGCGGCGACGCAGTGCATCGGCCTGCTCCTGGGCGTCGGCGACGACCCGCGCGAGCCCGCTCCCGGCAAGCCAGGCGCCCACCACGGCGAGGTCGGGCACCCGGGAGAGGTCGGCGCGCACCCTGGCGGCGCGCTCCCGCTGACCCATCGCCGACACCGGCGGCGCCAATTGGTAGGCACCGCGGTGGAATCCCGCGACGACGTGCGCGTCGAGCGGGACCCCGAGCAGAGCGGATGCCTCGCCCCGAGCCAGCTCGGCGGCCTCGGCGTCGCTCAGTCCGGCCGTGGCGGGGGCGGCATCCGGCCCGCCGAACGCCACCCGCACCACGTGCCGGCCCGGGCCCGCCTCCCACGCCAGCCACTCCCACCGGGCGGTCTCGTGGACGAGACCGCTGGCCCGGCCCGACCCGGGCACCGCGTGCACGTGCGCGCCGCGCGGAGCCGCGTCGAGGGCGGGCGCGTCGAGCACGAGTGTGACGACCTCCCGGGCGATGCCGGCCGGGACGACCTCGGCGAACGCGCCGTCGCCCAGCACCGGCCCCAGGAGTGCGCGGGCCGTGGCCTCGTCGGTCGCGACGACCACCGCGTCGGCCGTGAGCTCGCGCGGCGTCGCCTCTTCCGGAGGAGGTGCCGGTGCGCCCGGGTCCGCCCCGGCCGGCCCGGCGTGGTCGAGCGACACGGTCCACGCGCCGTCGTGCCGCGCCAGTGCGGTGGCGGGCGCGGCGGGACGGATGACGACGCCGCGCTCGTGGAGCCGCGCGGCGAGGGCGGCCACGAGCTGCGGCATCCCTCCCTGCAGGGTCTCGACGCCGCCGCCGCGCGACGTGTCGAGGCGCAGATCGGCGACCGCGCCGCCCAGCGAGCCGGTGCGGGTGAGCGCCGCGCCGAGTCCGGGCGCGGCGACTTCGACGTCGACGTCGTCGGGCGCGACGCCGAACCGGTCGAGGCTGAGCGGCGCGACGAGACGGTCACGCACCTTGTCGCCCATGCGTCCGCCCACGAGCCTGCCGAGGCTGCGCTGCTTGCCGATGGTGAGGGGCGGGCGGAGGCGGTCCAGGTATGCGCGCCACGTGCCGCCCCACCCGATGATGCGGCGGACGCTCTCGTCCCACGGGTTGGCGGGGATGCCGAGCACCTGCTCCACCGGCAGCGGCGCGGCGGCACCCCGCGGCAGTCCTGCGATCCACGCGCTGTCGTCGCGAGGGCGCGCGATCGTCACGTCGGGAAGCACGTCGCCGATCAGCGCCCGCACCGCGCCGCCACGGGTGGAGAAGCACGTGACGCCGGTGTCGAGGTCGAGGCCGGCGATCCGGGTGGTCGCGATCGTGCCGCCGAGGCGAGCGGATGCCTCCACCACCGTCACCGCCATGCCGACCTTCGCGCACTCCCACGCGGCGACGAGCCCTGCGATGCCTGCCCCGATCACGACGACCCGCGTGTCGCTGGCCTGGGCGACGAGGTCCGCGAGCGGCTCCGCGGTCGGGCCCAGGCGCCCGGCGGCTCCGGACGAGTCGCCGCCGTCGGAAGGGGGCAGGGAGGCGGTCACGCCATCCATCCTCCCATCCGCCGCGCGTGCGACCGCAGGCGCCGCGGTGGGAGACTGGGGCCATGACGCTCCACATCACGGGCGACGAGGCTGCCGACCGTCTGCTCACCGACGACCCGCTCGCCCTTCTCATCGGCATGCTGCTGGACCAGCAGGTTGCGATGGAGACCGCGTTCGCCGGCCCGCTGAAGATCTCGGAGCGTGCGGGCACCCTCGACGCCGCCGCCATCGCGAGCTTCGACCCCGACGCGTTCGCCGAGCTGTTCAAGGCGACTCCGGCCGTCCACCGGTTCCCGGGATCGATGGCCGCACGCGTGCAGGCTCTCTGCGCCGCGGTCGAGCAGGAGTGGGGCGGCGACGCCGCCGCGATCTGGCGGCGGGATGACCCCGACGGCCCGACCGTGCTGAAGCGGCTGAAGAAGCTGCCGGGCTTCGGGGAGCAGAAGGCGAAGATCTTCCTGGCGCTGCTGGGCAAGCAGTACGGCTATTCGGGCGACGGGTGGCGCGAGGCATCCGCGCCCTACGGCGAGCAGGGGTCGCACCGCAGCGTCGCGGACATCGTCTCGCCGGAGTCCCTGGCCGAGGTGCGTGAGCACAAGCGTGCGATGAAGAGCGGCGGAGGAGGAGTCTGATGAAGAAGACCGGAGGCGACGTCGACGAGTTCATCGCCGCCGTCACGCCCGCGAAGCGGCAGCG from the Microbacterium atlanticum genome contains:
- the cofC gene encoding 2-phospho-L-lactate guanylyltransferase → MTPLFGRRPRQNSTEWAAGAPVSAPGAASAGESVEFRRPRWVVVVPVKPSARGKSRLDVEGVGRADLARAIALDTLASAAACELVAQVVVVSDDAALAREAATIPALRFVPEGEPRGLDAAVATGVAAVDPGGRMPRAALLGDLPALRSGDLADALRAASSVDRAVVADAEGTGSTLVTAGVGVEWASSFGEGSLARHTALGFHALPIADASTLRRDVDTAEQLAAAAALGLGPRTAALLAG
- a CDS encoding sulfite exporter TauE/SafE family protein translates to MPELAWWAWALLGLAAVTVGLSKTAVPGAGTIAVAIFAAVLPARQSTGVLLLLLIVADVFAVTMYRRHADWRTLLRLAPAVVVGVLAGVVFLWFADDLWVKRTIGVILLAVIAITLLRRRFVSQVDTAGPHRVAAATYGTLGGFTTMVANAAGPVMSMYFLAARFEVKAFLGTAAWFFAIVNLFKVPFSIGIGIITVPGLLIDLVLVPLVVASAFLGRWLADRLSQTVFERLVIVFTIVGAVYLLVA
- the cofD gene encoding 2-phospho-L-lactate transferase, whose protein sequence is MTGAPRVVVLAGGVGGSKFVLGVRSALRARGLDDPTAHLTVVVNTGDDLWLSGVRLQPDVDSITYALAGVNDAERGWGRAGDTERVNGELGEWGAGWPWFTLGDLDLGTHLARTGWLREGLTPTQVLERMSHRWRLGARLLPMTDAEVDTVVVLRDGTRLHFQEWWTRHRATLAPARFENPGIGDALPAPGVTEAIAAADAVLIAPSNPVVSIGPILAVPGVREALRSASAPVVGVSPIIGGKVVRGMADVCLTAIGVETSAAAVASLYGARAAGGVLDAWLIAEEDAPAAAEVAGLGIRPLVRPLWMTDASRRTALGEAALAAAGV
- a CDS encoding uroporphyrinogen-III synthase, which gives rise to MNTAAAQHQPAKPLTGWRVLVPRGGPWGDGVAATLRRQGATPVIAPLINFAPTNDQATLEQAIADLAAGAFDWLTVTSATTVDVLYAYRAVVPPTTKVAAVGETTAAALLAVGYRVDLVPERDNSAAGMAEQLIALEPEARDILTLRSEIAKPVLTRMLTEAGHRVRSVVAYRTVGVPVTDRIAGDVRSGRINAILVTSGSVAEQVHDQFPVIPRTTLIAAIGPRTARDARRAGLDVDVVADAQTVDALIDAVAKFDLPHAADEFAPKTGVLPQLRADRS
- a CDS encoding phage holin family protein, giving the protein MTTPRGFRDRADDSLLTLIGEIPELVRNLVIAEIDAAKTWLARTAKDGGWGAVWVFLALFVLFWSVPVLGTIIIAVLAIWMPIWAAALIVFVVMVLLAAVFAFIGYRRFQKIGERQNPVESIALDVKEVRDEL
- a CDS encoding protoporphyrinogen/coproporphyrinogen oxidase; its protein translation is MTASLPPSDGGDSSGAAGRLGPTAEPLADLVAQASDTRVVVIGAGIAGLVAAWECAKVGMAVTVVEASARLGGTIATTRIAGLDLDTGVTCFSTRGGAVRALIGDVLPDVTIARPRDDSAWIAGLPRGAAAPLPVEQVLGIPANPWDESVRRIIGWGGTWRAYLDRLRPPLTIGKQRSLGRLVGGRMGDKVRDRLVAPLSLDRFGVAPDDVDVEVAAPGLGAALTRTGSLGGAVADLRLDTSRGGGVETLQGGMPQLVAALAARLHERGVVIRPAAPATALARHDGAWTVSLDHAGPAGADPGAPAPPPEEATPRELTADAVVVATDEATARALLGPVLGDGAFAEVVPAGIAREVVTLVLDAPALDAAPRGAHVHAVPGSGRASGLVHETARWEWLAWEAGPGRHVVRVAFGGPDAAPATAGLSDAEAAELARGEASALLGVPLDAHVVAGFHRGAYQLAPPVSAMGQRERAARVRADLSRVPDLAVVGAWLAGSGLARVVADAQEQADALRRRVLWGIGPQK
- a CDS encoding HhH-GPD-type base excision DNA repair protein yields the protein MTLHITGDEAADRLLTDDPLALLIGMLLDQQVAMETAFAGPLKISERAGTLDAAAIASFDPDAFAELFKATPAVHRFPGSMAARVQALCAAVEQEWGGDAAAIWRRDDPDGPTVLKRLKKLPGFGEQKAKIFLALLGKQYGYSGDGWREASAPYGEQGSHRSVADIVSPESLAEVREHKRAMKSGGGGV